Within Limanda limanda chromosome 1, fLimLim1.1, whole genome shotgun sequence, the genomic segment GAAGTCAAACATATAAAtgacagataaaaacaaaagtcaaacTATACGTGTATTGTAAAAGGAGCCTAGATATTAAGGTATTGCACATGCTATTGAATTAATATTACGATTAAAAAAACCTGTAAGATAACACAAATTGCACGTGAATGGAAACAATgtgtcatttgtgtgtgtggctctccTGATATAGGCTACTCACTGTACACACAGGAAGGAACTATTCTTACCAATATTTAAGGGAAGTTCAATTTTAGTTTTACCACATGAACATTTAGTTAGTTTCCCAAATGTGTGGTCGTCTGACTGCTGGATTTCTTATCCTGTCACACTTTGTTGTAGTGATGCTCCCAGATCCTCTGTAGTTAATTTAGTGTTATCGTAGTTAATTAAATTGATGGCTTTGTTAATGATTGTTTTTAGTGCTAAATGTCTATTGAATTAGTTAAACACTTTAAATTGACAGttaatgattaataataatttcagaACTTTCAGTAAAGGCAGGTTACTTTTTTTCTCTGAAGAAAAAAGACTGTTTGTATGTGAGACCATAGAGAAACTCCACCTTATTCTTACTGCTTGTAAGATGGATGAATTATTCAAAGAAACATGAGCTGTGGTTTTGGAAAGGCTctactcttcttttttttgtaggCGTGGGACTTTATTCCTGAGCAAAGTAAGTTAAACTTATCCAGCCTTATCCAGCCCAGGATAACGTGTTATAAAAAAAAGCCTATTTTAATTGTCACTCTTCACCCTTTTCCAGGTGAGAAGCTGGAGCTGTTCCTGCGCTCACTGAACAGCAGCAAGCCCCTTTACCTTGGCCAGACGGGCCTCGGTATGGCTGAGGAGTTGGGCAAGTTGGCCCTAGAGCCCGGCGAGAACTTCTGCATGGGAGGCCCTGGGATGATCTTCAGTCGAGAGGTGCTGCGCAGGATGGTCCCTCACATCAGCACCTGTCTGAGGGAGATGTATACCACCCATGAGGATGTGGAAGTGGGCCGCTGTGTGCGTCGCTTTGGTggaacacagtgtgtgtggtcGTATGAGGTATGGATTGAGCCAGTGTTCTTTCTGTTCTGTCAGGCTCATGGAATACGAGTGTGTATTTAGTGACAGTGAGGTTTTTTGATCAGTTCTGTGGAATTCAGATACTAATAATGGTGATCTttaatttttcaaagtaacCAAGCACTTTGTACTGGGGCGGCAAcacttttgtatttttcttagGACTACTACAAACGAATCCTAAAGTGGAAAAACACTCCCACAGATGTTAGTTTCCAAAATCTAACACAGTGTAGGGCGTGTACACTGGATGACatgctgtgcatgtgttttaatgtgcataaaataatacaacagaACTAATTGACCTTTTGACACCTCATTGACCACTGTTATGGAGAGAGATGCTTTGTGGCTGTGTTTTACTGCTGTTAATGACTGTACATGGCACGTGCTCTTATACTTATTTTTCACATCTCCTGAAAAGTGAATATCAGCAGATGTTAAACAATTGCATTTGTGCAACTGCTTCGCACTTTCTGCCTCAAGGTCTGtcagaaacaggaaaaacaagttTTGCTCTATTTGTATATGTCCTTGGGTTTTTCATTTGTGAGCCTGTGTaactgttgctgttgctgttgtgtgCAGCACAACTGCAATGAAAAAGAGCTTTGATTAAACTGAGGTCATCCGTTTATCAGAGTTATCAACTTGTAAAATGACACAAGTAGTCATGAATGTTTTTTGAAATTGTGCCTGGAAATCCCCCATGCTCATGGTGTTCAAACTCTTTTCACAGATGCAGCAGCTCTTCTATGAAAACTATGAACACAACAAGAAAGGTTTCATTGAAGAACTTCACAGTAGCAAGATCCACAATGCCATTACTCTCCACCCCAACAAAAAGCCAGCCTACCAGTACCGTCTGCACAGCTTCACGCTAAGCCGTAAGATCTCTGAGCTTCGCTATCGCACCATCCTGCTCCATCGTGACGGTTTGATCATGAGTTACCTGAGTGATACAGAAGTGCTGTGGGAGGATCAACAACTCGGTCCGCCACCTTCCTACATGCGCTATCAGCCCAATGAGAGAAATGATGTCATTGAGTGGGATTTCCTGACAGGACGCCACATTTATTCTGCTGTTGAGAACAAGATTGTGCGACAAAGCCTTGGGAACTTGCTTTGGACTGCACTAGAAGACATTATTCTACAGGTTATGGAAATGATTAATAAGAATTCAAAAACACGTGGCCGTATAATTGACTTTAAAGAGATTCAATATGGCTACTACAGAGTGGATCCAATGCATGGGGCTGAATACATCTTAGATTTACTGCTTCTGTACAAGAAACATAAGGGACGCAAAATCACAGTGCCTGTGAGGCGCCACGCTTACCTTCAGCAGCCCTTTAGCAAACCCTTCTTTTCTGAAACTGAAGAGTTGGATGTGGTTGAACTTGTGGCTGCCATCAACTCTGAATCCCAATCCCTGTCCTTCCTGTCCAACTCCCTGAAGTTCTTGTCCCCCTTCCAGTTCTATGAATCAACCAGGGAAATGTGGAAGCAAAGCCAGAGGAAGGTCAACATTGTCGTTCCATTGTCTGGTCGCTACGACACCTTTCTCCAATTTATGGAGAACTTTGAGAAGGTCTGTTTGATaaccaaacaaaatgttaaGCTCTCCGTTGTCCTTGTGGACAGTGAGAACAATCAGAATAGTGGAAAACATTTGCAGTTAATCAATGACTACTATAGGAAGTATCCCACAGCTGACCTCTCTGTAATCTCCGTCCCAGGCAACTTTTCCCGAGGCCTGGCTCTGGAGCTGGGCTCCTCAAAGCTTAATAACGACACCTTGCTGTTCTTCTGTGATGTTGATCTTATATTTAATGGCGATGCCTTGCAGCGCTGCAGAGACAACACTGTCCAAGGCAGACAGGTCTATTTCCCTGTTGTCTTTAGTCAGTACAACCCCAAGATAGTGTATGCTGAGAAGTCCCACAGAGAAAACCAATTTGTGCTCAACAAGAAAAGTGGTTTCTGGAGGGATTATGGTTTTGGAATCACGTGTGTTTTCAAGAGTGATTTGCTCAAAGCAGGAGGTTTCGACACCTCAATCCTCGGCTGGGGATTGGAAGATGTGGACTTGTTCACAAAAGTAATAAATTCTGGCTTAAAGGTGTTGCGCAGTCAGGACCCAGGGATTTTCCACATTTATCATCCTGTCCACTGCAACACAAGTCTTgagcaaaaacaatacaaaatgtgCCTTGGGTCAAAAGCAAGTACGTTTGCGTCGACAATACAGTTAGCAGAGCAGTGGCTGGAGAAACATGTAGAAATAGGTTATAACAGAACCTCATCCTGACATTCAAGACCCGTCGGACCCAATGTAAGTTTACATCTCATCTGATGGAATGCAGACAGCCATGGACTGTGTGTCTTGTAATGAGACTCTGGGTCACAAGTACAAACAGGTGGACCAATTAAAACTCTGCAGGACCCCAATCCAGACCGACCTGACAGAAGCTAGAATCTGTTACAAATGGATCTGGATGTAATGGTACAAGAACAGAACTGAGTCCAAGAATGCTGCTGTAACTTAGCCAGGCAACGGTGTCCATCCAGTTTGGAAAATAGCAGACTGAGTACAAGTTGTCTGTGATGTGTACCACACAATGTATTGGACAATGTACAATTCACTTCAGTATAACATATTTAGGGTTTTGGGTTTGAATTAGGCTACTTTGTAAATGCCAAGCTATGTGGtttaaaaaatgacaatgaCCCAAAGAACAATCACCGCGAATACATGAATACTGGTTTAAAATTCAAAAtaacaacaggaaattaaatcaaatattatgtatatgtatatatatattttttaattcaaataacTACTATGTTGATGGTTTTACACAAAGTGCTACTTACTCACTACTTACTTAATTACTGCGTTGCAGGTTTCAGTATACTGCAGTATCACCATCTGCAACTCAGCTAATCTATGACTTTAATACTCTGTTACTCTGCTAATCATGTGTGAAGCCATGTGGAATGTGGACGCCAGCTGTCCCgcaagcagcagcatcagcggcggtgtgcgtgtgtgcgtatgtgagagagagataattgCATATTATTATATACGCTTTTTACATTGCCATAGTTATTACGATGTTTACATGTCTTCCTCAGGACCATGTCTTATCAGTGCACTGCAGCCTAATGCCATACCCACATGCTTATAGGTAAAAGGAACAATCTGCTAAATAATTGTTGGAGAAAAATGGCAAAACTGCTTTGAATGAGACTGGCTCTGGTTTTGTCACcaattaataaagaaaatttGTCATGAGTGCAGTAGCCGTTTTTAGACTTCTGGATTTCAGTATTCTTATTTTTTCCAGCAATACAAACAGATTCATGATATTGATATTAAAGCAAGTAAAGTGTTGGTTAGCTTTAAGTGATGGATACATTTGTGCAATTCTACTAGTAAACATTTTGCAACTAATGTTATCAGAACATTCACCCATAAAATACCAGATAAGCATCAACTTCGATGTCagtttgttttaatgaaaaagaaagaggtgAAAACTAGGAATGTCACAATGATTCACAGCACTAGAATCTATACTTGCATTTGTTATATAAGTGGGTTACATCACCAGAGAAAGCGATGGACACATTCTCACAACAATCTCATAATTACAAGATACTTATCTCACATTTATTGCATCCACCTATTATAATAATAACGACTGACTTGAGGATTTGAAAAGAATATCATCATCATTCCCAAAAAAGAAATAACGATGGCTATATTAActgattatttataataaatgtttaaactgatatttttgactttttcattctTTACAAGAAGCAGAATTGGTATAAGTCTGTAAATCCTTGCATGCCTGAGTGAAAGACCATTTTAACAGTGTCAGAGTAAAGCTTTTTTCGACTTATAGTTAAAGTAACTCAGCTTGCTGACTTCTGATCACAAACTTTTGGTAAGCGGCTTAATGTTGTTACCTGTTATGGTTAGGTATATAAGAGATGGTTGCATTTCAAATCTGTTTACAGTAAATCATGTTTTATAAGTGTTGTTTCGTGTGGTGCACAGAAAGATCACTGAAAGAAATATGAAGGATTATTTCAGGACATAGCGCTTACACagcatgtgttgtgtttgtgttagtatTGTAATTATGACGGTCtaaaatgattaataaatataatgtgaAACCTGCAAACCCCCGTCAGAAACAAAGGGAGCATTCGTGAAAGTACAAGCTCACATTCTTTTGTTATAAGTGTTATATTTTACCTTTAACTGGCttctgtattttattcattattattgcCAATTTGAAACTATTAAGTAAGTATTTTAGGGATGGACGCTCAGATGTCCTGCTTTTCATGTAGAACGTGAACGCAGCTTGACTGACGTTGCACAGGGAAGCTGAACATGGCGTCCGGGCAGCAGTGGGTGTTGGTGGAAATGGTGCAGGCGTTTTATGAGGTACGTGTCTCCTCTACGTGTCTCTGTCGAGCAGAATCCAGCCCCGACGTTCACAGGTTGAGTCTTGGCTTGTTCGAAGTTACGtcgttttttttatagttttgtcCGAAGCTGTAAATGTTAAAGTTGTCGGTACGGTGGCCTGAGGAGCGCGTCGCAAGGAGCGGCGCAGCCAATCAGCGGCTCCCGTTTGACTGGTCACGCCCACTCAACGACCAGAAGTAAAGAAACAAGGAAGTTTGACTGAACGTCGCCGATCCTTCTTCGTCTCCaaagcagaaatgatttgttGAAGCTGATCCACTGCTGGAGTTCTGTGGTAGAAGCCAAGAGTATAACACCATGTCATGCTAGTTATTGCACTGGTGAGATCACATCGCGTTTTACAGGAATACAACAAAACACTGATACTTCTCGGGATGTTTACAATATGTAAATGTGGGTTTAGGTTGTACAATCAAGGTGTGGCGTGGCTTTATAAATGCAGCCAAAAATATGACGAAATACATCcagatttttaaaacaaaatacgatttatttatttttttcaatctaAAGTCGCAGCTTGTTTCTTGTGATTTGAGTTTGTTTCCTTCAGTTTGCGACCcatggtttttattttccaaagaCGGAGATACTCTGCTTCTCTGCTATTGGTCCAATGAGCTGTCAGTCACAACCAGGCTGGGAAGTCTGAACGTGGACACGCTGTtaaacatagatatatataaagactagctatctcgctcgacggagccggacgtcaccacatggcggccatcttgttgcgggaggctctctcacccataacattgtgttggtagttgtaaataaccataacttgctcaattttcaaccgattttgaaacggtctggtttgttataatcgtcagagatgtagttatgacactgcatcaattattaattttttttttcgtttcaaaatcggttgaaaattgagcaagttatggttatttaccactaccaacacaatgttatgggtgagagagcctcccgcaacaagatggccgccatgtggtgacgttcgtctccgttggccggcaacgcggccgagatatctagtgttcatatctgtgctgTTAAACGTCACGTTTCTTCAGGCGTTTGTCAATTTCTGTAAAAAATGGGAATGTAACCAAGGTATGATAATTGCCTGCTTTtcatggtctgtatttatacaccCCTTCTCTAGTCTTCATGACCACTttactttacacacacattcatacagtctatctatgtgcagcactttctctgtgaGTAGGGGCAATTTTTGGGGTGCAGTATCTTGCCCAGGACATTTCAGCATGCAGAATGGAAGGGGATTGAAttactgaccttctggttagaggatgacCTGCCCTACTCTCTGAGCCACTTCTCAACTTTAAAGGTGatatattatgcccattttaccgcagttgatatggttcattggggtcttaatgaaatgtctaaaAAGTAtattggtcaaaataccacaaggatcatttaaaacagcacctttttaccctgtctaaagctgccctcctcagattgacctgttttgagtgcccccctcctccctccttcacgagatacaagcgcccagatttttagctatccattacctctgtagaaatatggctactggagacgaagatacaatcttgcaaccatattgttttgaaccagagtcaggtgggccgaagcctggctcCGGGGAGAGACAGGCCCGCGAGCTGACCGGCGGGCGGGCCGTGCAGTGAGACTATGACGTAAATTCtgctcgtaatcccattcgacgccatctagcgtatcgtttctgacatagaggaaccacaacaaatcgcgggggttgtttttttccagagtttttgggacgatAGACATGcgagatacccaaattaacgtgtagaagcactacaaaagtgacattttcataatatgtcacctttaaagCCTGATTGCTGTCGCTTTGTGAACACCAAACTTTGCACTCATTGGACTAATGTCCAAGGTCCATATATCCGCGGTTAAACCTAAGTCACTTGGTATCGTCGACCCaactatgaatgtgtgtggacACTAAATAAGACTGGGAAGAGTTCTCCGAAGTGGACGTACTCGGGGGGAACTCATTCGTGAGCTGAGACCTGCACCTGCTGAACACTCATTGATATTGGCTATgattattacattatatattcCCACCCTAACCTCCACCATCATGACTAAATACCCAACCGTCACTATACTTcttacctaaacctaattctaaacCCAAACAATACTTTGAATGTGGGAGGCAATGTCTTCGGCCTGAAGTAGTCAAACTGATCCTCACAAAAGAGATTTTCAGACTTGACCTCCTTAGGATGGCTgcagaattgggtccagactctCTCCAGACgagaggggggggtgaagcAGGCAGAGGCAGTTGTTcattagtggtgggggaaaaaatccccCAGGGGCTGCCAGCCAGGGGCCAGCCaacccctggctggcaaagcatgacgaggagagtttcagagtttaaaagatacctagtgtgtatgcggaaaggatgttctccactgcaggagatatagtaacggcccagaggagcactttaacatctgagcatgttgaccaactcccttttctgaacaaaaatgccaatattcccaatgaatttaatattttgggtcatgaccttgcagccaactggaatGGACTCTattagtacacatttgtttatttttctcaatttgattgaagctctaggttactcttatttatatgattattctcagatttatgttactctattaagtctgcttgatgttactgtattgtatttaaataattgtaagttatttGCTgagagctcagcgttcatgtgagaggtctcctattcagaaaataattacgaaggtcctgtgtcctgaatgttcaaggacaaagtttttgcactaccctttcttagtttttgcacttcagttaatgtgtagaagacaatgttgttcacagaattaaatgtgacatttgaagtgagttgagcagtcttattttcctcattttttgtaatgcctttgaataagatgggggacatgaatcgcaatatatcgcagaatcgaatcgcaatacttgcagtatcgcaatatatcgcagaatcgcaatactattgaatcatggcccaaatatcgcaatactattgaatcgtcacgtttttgccaattcccacccctattGTTCATGGCACATCGACACCGGCAGACACCCCTACTCGCCTGCGgacgatctcctgctgtgttgtcttTTCACATCAGCTCTCTGGGACATTCTTCGAGCTTTATACTAGGTGGCTGGCTGGAAAAATGCTGGATAAAGTTTGGAGCGAACGTACACTCAGACAATTGCATTCAAACATACATCCAGCTGCTGGATGTTCACCGTCGATTAGTTCAGTTTCAGGTAGTAATGGTAACTTTTCCACAGTCCTGGGTTTAAggcggtttcttttttttctccaaacaaaCACGCAACAAAGTCCCAAGTCCACAGAATGTGAGTGGGGGGGGCTCCATTGCGTTTCGTTGCCCCTTATATTTCGGATCACACGCCAAGCTCTCAAACCAATTCCTCACTCAGTAAAGTGGTACGGCCTGCTTGCAAGACTTTGaaagcatagactgtatgtttgaacgtcaccacatacgtcatcaacacaaaaaTCTTCCGacgaataataataacaataagaaGTATGGGgaataataatattgtattattatccATTACTGCATTTCATCAATGCATTGCATTACTGCACACATAACAAGTCAGAAACACTATCCAGAAGCTACACTAGGCCTGCTCATCAGAGACACCTTTACCAGTTCTGTGTGATCTttgtagggctgccactaacgactatttttctattgattaatcggtcgactattttatcgattagtcgattaatctaaacgatttattttcctccaaaaaaatcaaattgaccatttcatttcagttaattttattctgacaacaaactgtatgtcatcgtataatgcagcactaaacaaaggctcaaatattaaagtgcaaaactgtaggtttaaactagcaactccaacgtgataaaaataaatctaaaagagggcttataagttgagtcagcagtgcaacacaaaaagatataaaagtttctatttaaccccttatcaaaataaaaaagttaggtctgcatattaaacaaagtgcaacatgtttaaagtataagaaacaatggtgtccagtagggatgggcattcgattaaattgtcttaatcgatcgtcgggagaattAATGACGAAtcttcgattaatcattaatatttttatattcaaaaattcactatttataggctatataaaaatgcagtgaaaataaaaaaaacaagcttgtttcctcattcagatctttattacaagatgaacaaaataTGCGCTGCCGTAATCTCAAGCAGCGGAGCCGACAGCTAGAAGCCCGTGCTACTAtacactaataatataaaaaacaatcatgttaaacaataacttaaccacaaatatataatacttagGTCTGACAGGTTTTGCCACATGTAACTAAAACTATCAAACAAGGCACCGAGTCGAGAAAGCTTCATAAAAATTACTAGTAACTCACATACAACTAGCGGGTAACTGAGTAGGTCTGTGgcgtttttttcaaacactgccccccgtggtcaaatgtgtaattaccgaattaatcaatgaaaaaattatttcatcgaggaaattcttaatgatcaattaatcgatcgttgattaattatgcccatccctagtgtccagctcaaaatccgactcaaacgtcagttagacatgtgtgttgtaatgtaagaatgtcagcaacGGAGGGTTCCCtcagcgggcgccgtagctgaggtgactgCGAGAAGgacccgacacgcgtccagggcccgccttccgcaccggcgaccgacaccgccccgcggtccaagagaaaggaagcccccgcaccagcaaAGCCGTGAGGCGCGGTGGATGAGGACCCccccacaaaaaaaaattgaggcgggccgcacaccgagcctccggctgcgtggaggggagggCGCCAGGGCGACTGCTTCCCCAGCCGCGGCatgtgcccagcggtttaaaaaaacCCAACATTTTCAGCGTtgacgtaatcgatgacgtcgacgaatcgcggcagccctagaTCTTTGAAAACCTATTTGACAACACAGCAGTCAGGAAATACGTCACCCTGAAGCCCAGAGGATGACTCAATGTATCGGTGGTGTATTCGCAGAAAGTGTCTGCTGTCAGTCACTCTCCTGTGTGGCAGATTTGTATTGGAGACAAATACTGTATACAGACCAAATTGGTATTTTTCGACTCACAGAATTTAAGACAAGAAACGAAATGCAATTAACTGTCCGTGCACAAAGACCCCCAAAAAAGTCAATTgaggacaaaaaataaaagtaaatgtgaCAGATGAGATAATGTGCTTTGTTCAACaacagaaataatgaaaattcctccagaatacataaatgatcaccactttctaactttctgcaaattttgttaagaatttgagcatgttaaagccctcaaaaagccaattaattttctctgatcatgagacagaaagaagtttggtggtgataggacaatgcacagtggagttatgacaacatcgtctcctttggcgaaagATGAACCTTCGCTGTACCTCagtgtttacacggtttgaggaaatgtcccaattccgagagggagagagagagacgtcacctttgcaagacataaagagtctttgatctttgaccactgacactgcaggagtggagttgttttttACGTCTCatcatcaaaggattcatggtccatgtatgacCGTGTTacataacattgtgttttattggcgtgtaatcaaactttgacgccacagtcacaccatgtgatgaaaaatcgatctttggataactttgtatctccatcttgttgtgatgacactcatctcaatttgaagttgatctgatgaaagccctggtacaagtacatcaaagtaaaaatgtggaatatggccaaaatggccactaaatgcaaaatagcaggcttactgttgcgtttttccaattgcacctaagacttttttgtttgtttggtcatgatactcctctgtatcgatttttgtgaagatcggtcaatgtgaacacgttccaggggtctcggggggcaccgttgagccattttgcgatgcccattgaaaattcctccagaatacgtacattttcaccactttctaactttctgcacattttggtaagaatttgagcatgttaaaggcctcaaaaagcaaattcatttgcctgaataataataatccttacaatttcaatagggcctcacgtctgtcagtgtctgtcagtgctcgggccctaaacaCAGCTATTATTAGTTGTAATTAATAGTATGGGCTTTGCAAAAAATATTGTATTACTACAATTCCAAGACAGTACTTTTGTCTGTAGACACGTTTTATCCATGTTTTCGACAGGACTAAACTGATACTATGAGTTCAACTCACTCACCATTCTGACACCACTCTAACTCTGTCCCTGTCGACCTCAGGCTCCTGCTTATCACCTAATCCTGGAGGGGATTCTCATACTGTGGATCATCAGGCTTCTGTTCTCCAAGACCTACAAACTT encodes:
- the chsy3 gene encoding chondroitin sulfate synthase 3 — its product is MALKPRRPWTTVVFGVFLGFTASSWLIVPQVLESKRKKSPACYYRDPSIGHGPADILGNSAASKARDSPQLGPDEDFVLSRGNSSGDTGRAVSTPRRFLYVGVMTAKKYLGSRAVAAYRTWTSSVPGKVEFFSSTGSGAIHLPAPVPVISLAGVDDSYPPQKKSFMMLKYIHDHYLDKYEWFMRADDDVYIKGEKLELFLRSLNSSKPLYLGQTGLGMAEELGKLALEPGENFCMGGPGMIFSREVLRRMVPHISTCLREMYTTHEDVEVGRCVRRFGGTQCVWSYEMQQLFYENYEHNKKGFIEELHSSKIHNAITLHPNKKPAYQYRLHSFTLSRKISELRYRTILLHRDGLIMSYLSDTEVLWEDQQLGPPPSYMRYQPNERNDVIEWDFLTGRHIYSAVENKIVRQSLGNLLWTALEDIILQVMEMINKNSKTRGRIIDFKEIQYGYYRVDPMHGAEYILDLLLLYKKHKGRKITVPVRRHAYLQQPFSKPFFSETEELDVVELVAAINSESQSLSFLSNSLKFLSPFQFYESTREMWKQSQRKVNIVVPLSGRYDTFLQFMENFEKVCLITKQNVKLSVVLVDSENNQNSGKHLQLINDYYRKYPTADLSVISVPGNFSRGLALELGSSKLNNDTLLFFCDVDLIFNGDALQRCRDNTVQGRQVYFPVVFSQYNPKIVYAEKSHRENQFVLNKKSGFWRDYGFGITCVFKSDLLKAGGFDTSILGWGLEDVDLFTKVINSGLKVLRSQDPGIFHIYHPVHCNTSLEQKQYKMCLGSKASTFASTIQLAEQWLEKHVEIGYNRTSS